From Sphingorhabdus sp. SMR4y:
ATTGCGATCAGCGGCGTTTTTCAACGCCTGATGCAGGGTTTTCTCGAGCGATTCTGCGAAGGATGGCATGTATTTTACTCCAAATGTGGGACGGCTACAGCGTCCCGTTTGCCGAAACTGGTGTCGTTCATCCGGTTCCGGGCTTTAACCAATTGCTTGCACTCTAGATCGTGAGCCACGCCCCAAAGGTCAAGGGCACCGGGCTTGAGATCTGCAACCATCCGGCCAAAGCTGCCAGTTATTCGTCTCTCTTCTCCTTTACGGTCCAAAATGGAACGTCTGAACCCGACTATTATTAAACAAGGTTAACAAATGCTTTAGCGAAAGCCAGCCTTTATCAGCTTTTGAACAGATTTTCTGCGCTAGCGCGATGGCTCACGGCGAATTTTTTCTTCGCTTCGCAACGGCTTATTTCCGATTTCAACAGGGAAATCCGTTGTTCCAGCTCGTTTACAGATAATGGGTCGAGATCCTGTTTGATCAGCAAGGCCACCGGATCATTGGCGTTGCGCGGTAAATTGTCATCATCATCCATGAATCGACGTGCCTCCTGCATCGCAATGTTGACCGGCCGCGCTTTGCTGTCAATAAGGGCCGGAAATTAGGGAGCTCGCAAATTTCCTGGGGGACATTCAATGCCTGTATCTGAACTGTTGCAAAAAGAGATGACCGCTGTCGCGATCAGCGAAGCCGGCGGACCGGAAGTCCTGAAGGCGGTGACCGTGGATATGCCGCAGCCGAAGCCGGACGAGGTGCTGATCCGGGTGGCTGCCGCCGGCGTCAACCGTCCCGATGTTGTCCAGCGCATGGGGCTCTATCCGGCCCCGCCCGGCGCATCGCCACTACCCGGTCTGGAAGTGTCCGGAACCGTTGTCGGTCTCGGCGAAAATGTCGAGCCGGAATGGATCGGCCGTAAGATTTGTGCGCTGACCAATGGCGGCGGCTATGCCGAATATTGCGTCGCGCCGGTCGGGCAATGTCTCGACGTGCCGGACAGCCTGACCATGGAAGAAGCGGCCGCGTTGCCTGAGACGCTGTTCACTGTCTGGGGCAATCTGTTCAACCGCGGTTTCGCCCGGGAAGATGAAACCGTGCTGGTTCATGGTGGTACCAGCGGCATCGGCACGATGGCGATCAAGCTCGGCAAGCTGTTCGGCCTCAAGGTCATCGTCACCTGCGGCAGCGATCAGAAATGCACCGCCGCCAAGCAGATCGGCGCCGACCATGCGATCAACTACAAGAGCCAGGACTTTGTCGAGGAAATCAAGAAGATCACCGACGGCCAGGGCGTCGAAATCGTTCTGGACATGGTTGCCGGCGACTATGTCGCGCGCAATCTGAAATGCCTGAAACAGGATGGTCGTCACGTGACCATCGCGGTGCAGGGCGGGGTGCAGGCCACGATCAACATGGCCCAGGTGATGATGAACCGCCTGACCCTCACGGGGTCGACGCTGCGACCACAGTCGGCAGAGCGCAAGGCGCTGATGGCCGATGAAATCTATCGCTATGTCTGGCCGGATGTCGCGGCGGGCAAGTTGAAGCCGGTCATGGATGAATGTTTCCCGCTCGCCGAAGCCGCCAGGGCGCACGCTCATATGGAAGCGGGTGACCATATCGGCAAGATCGTGCTGAAGGTCGAATAGCGAGCGCCTTGATCCCTGACGATCATCTTCCGGTCTGCCGGCGTGATCATGAACCGGGGAGAAGGCTGTTTCGTGCCTGCACAACCAGCCGTAACTGCCTTCGAACATCCGGGTCTTTCGTCACCAAAGCTTCATAAATTCGGGACTTTGCTGTAATAAACGGCTGCTAGTGGCCGGGCCATGGAAATCCTCTCCATGGGAGTTTTTATGGCCAAATATTTCCCCCCGTTCAGCAAAACCGATGTTCCGCTGCTCGACGCCGATCGCTACGAGGCGCGGCTCAAGCGCAAGCCACGCGTGTCGCCCAGTGATCGTACGCGCTACCGGACGATCTGGATATCCGATATCCATCTCGGCACCCGCGGCTGCAACGCCGACCTGCTGATCGATTTTCTCGACCATGTGGATAGCGATACGCTCTATCTCGTCGGGGACATTATCGACGGCTGGCGGCTGAAGAAAAAGTTTTTCTGGCCGGACGGGCATAATGATATCATCTGGCGTATCTTGAAGCGGGCACGGCGCGGCACCCGCATCGTCTATATTCCCGGCAATCATGACGAGATGTTTCGCCAGTTTACCGGCCTGAACTTCGGCGGCGTCGAAATCCGGCGGTCGGCTATCCATGAAACCGCCGATGGTCGTCGCCTGCTGGTCCTGCACGGTGACGAATTTGATACGGTGATGCTCGCGCATCGCTGGCTCGCCGTGATCGGGGACGCCGCCTATGTGTCCCTGATGCGGGTCAACTGGCTGGTTAACAAGGTCCGCAACTGGCTGGACCTGCCATATTGGTCGCTTTCGAAAATGGCCAAGCACCGGGTCAAAAATGCGGTCGAATTTATCGGCCGTTATGAAGAAACCGTGGCCAAGGCTGCGGAAAGCCGTGGCGTCGACGGTGTCGTCTGCGGCCATATCCACACCGCGGAGCATCGCGTGATCAAGGGTGTTGAATATTATAACGACGGCGACTGGGTTGAAGGTTGCACGGCACTGGTCGAATGTGACGACGGCACTATGCAGATTCTCCACTGGGCCGAAGAAATGAAGGCCCGCAAGGCACGCGGGGAAAAGCCGGCCAGACTGGTATCGGTCGACGGCATGGATCAGGCAGCGTGAGGATCGCGCTGGTAACCGATGCATGGCATCCGCAAGTCAATGGCGTGGTACGGACCCTCGATACGGTAATCGCGCTGTTGCGCGAGAGGGGACATGAAATTTTGGTGATTTCGCCCGATCAGTACCGGTCCGTTGCTGCGCCGAGCTATCCGGAAATCCGTCTTGCCTTTGCCCGTGCGGGGACCATCGGCAAACGCATAGAGGCATTTGGAGCAGATGCTGTCCATCTGGCCACCGAAGGTCCCTTGTGCATTCAGGCCCGCCGCTGGTGTAAACGTAAAAACCAGCCTTTTACAACTGCCTATCATACACAGTTCCCGGAATATCTCGCACGACGCACACAATTGTCACCGCGTTTCTTCTGGCCCTATATCCGCTGGTTTCACCGGGGGGCGGAAGCGATCATGGTTTCGACCCAAAGCGTCCGTGATCAGTTGAAGCGCGAGAAACTGCCGCACAGCCATCACTGGAGTCGCGGTGTCGATCTGGACAATTTCCATCCCGCCGCGCCTCATCCCGCGGAATATGAACAACTTCCGCGGCCGATACAGCTCTATGTCGGGCGAGTGGCGATCGAGAAGAACATCGAGGCGTTTCTCGACAGCAGTCAGCCGGGAACGAAAGTTGTGGTCGGTGATGGTCCGGCGCTGGAAGGGTTGCGCGCGCGCTATCCCGCTGTGCATTTTGCCGGCAGGAAAACGGGGCAGGAGCTGGCCGGCTATTATGCAGGAGCCGATGTTTTTGTTTTTCCCAGCAAGACCGACACATTCGGTCTGGTGATCATCGAGGCGCTGGCCTGCGGCACGCCGGTGGCGGCGTTTCCGGTAACCGGACCGGTTGATATCCTGACGGCGGAAAGCGGCGTCATGAATGATGACCTCGACGTGGCGATAGCCCGCGCGCTGGCCCTCGACCCCGCCGACTGTATAGCTCTCGGCGCGCAATTCAGCTGGGAGGCGAGCGCCAGCCAGTTTGTAAGCGGTCTGGTCATACAGGACCCGCGTCTGGATTGTCACATGTCGCGCAGGATGCTCGCAAAGGCGATATTTGCGCGGGTCTAGCCAAATATCTTGCCGACTCCCTCCAGATAAACTACATAGGTCGCCAACAGGCCGTCTCCGCAAGGGGGCGGCCCTTTATTTTATATTGCCGCTGGTGCAAAAGCACCAGTTATCAGAAGGATGCCATCATGGCCGAACAAGCAACTCCTCTTATGCCGCATGCAACCGCCAGCTGGCTTGTGGACAATACGGCGCTCAGCTTTGACCAGATCGCCGAATTCTGCGGAATCCATATCCTCGAAGTCAACGCGATGGCGGATGATCTTGCCAGTTCCAAATATACCGGCCGCGATCCGGTGCAGGCGCATGAATTGACCCATGAGGAAATCGAGAAAGCGGAAAAAGATCCGGACTACCGCATGGTCATCCAGAAAGGCCCGGAGCAGGTGCGCCGCACCAAGGGGCCACGCTACACGCCGGTTTCCAAGCGCCAGGACAAGCCCGACGGGATCGCCTGGCTGCTCCGCAACCATCCGGAGATTTCCGATGCGCAGGTCGGCAAGCTGATCGGCACCACCCGGACCACGATCAGCGCCATCCGCGATCGCGAGCACTGGAATATCGCCAATATCTCGCCCAAAGATCCCGTCACTCTCGGTCTCTGTTCGCAGCGCGAGCTGGATGCCGTGGTCGCCAAGGCGGCGAAAAAGGCTGGCATCGAACCGGATGTGGCCGATGATACCAAGCTGGGTGGCGACAAGGAAGCGCTGATTGCCGAACTGCGCGAGGAACGCGCACAGGCGGCTCGTGACGCGGAAGCCGCGCTGGCGGGTGAAGGCGAGGAAGAAGCGGCACCGGTCGAACATACCGCAGAAACGCTGTTCAAGGACCGCTGAGCGCCAGACCTCGCGTTCGCGCCGGTCTCATAAGCGGAATATCAGGAAAGCCGGTGCGCAGCGCCGGCTTTTCCCGTTTATACGACGGGAACGGATGCCGTTCCGCCTATCAAAAACAGGGTTTAACTATCCGGTTAAATCGCCTTGCGCTCGGCCGCGCCATGGGTCTATGACCGGCGCATGGATGCACCCCGGAAACCGCCTGCCTATGATGCGATGCTCGCCGATCACGGCTTTGACCCCATTGAATCGGACGGCCTGACCTATCCGCTCGGCGACTTTGAACCGAAATATGGTGAATATTTCGAACTGATGCCCGGCATCGGCTGGACTCGCACACCGGTGCCCGGTCCGCTCGGCCATATCAACAACTGGGTGCTCGCCGACCGTCATGAAGACGGCAGCGCCGGCTTTGCAATCGCCGATACCGGCCTGTTCATGCCGCAGGTGATCGACGCCTGGAAGCATCTGTTCGAAGAAGGTGCGCTGCACGGGCAGAGCGCCACCAAGATCATCGTTACCCATTATCATCCCGATCATGTCGGCTGCGCCGGCTGGCTCGCCAACCGGTTCAAGGCGCCCCTGCACATGAACCGCACCGAATGGCTGCTGACCCGCATGCTGCTCGCTGACAAGCGCGACGGCGTGCCGCAGGAAGCGCTGGAAGAATGGCGCTTCTGCGGCTGGGAACAGCATCTGATCGACGATTTCGCCAAAAAGGGCTGGGGCCGTTTCGCCCGCGCCGTTTCCGACCTGCCGATCGGCCATATCCGCATGGAAGAGGGCACAAGACTGAAAACCGGCGACCATGAATGGCGAGTGATGATCGGCAACGGCCACACGCCCGAACATGCCTGCCTGATCGACGACACGGCCAAGGTGATGATCTCCGGTGACCAGATATTGCCACGGATCACTTCCAACATCTCGACCATGCTCAGCGAACCGACCAGCGATCCGCTGGGCGAATGGCTGGCCAGCATCGACCGGTTCCGCGCGGAACTGGACAATGAATTGCTCATTCTGCCCGCCCATGGCCGGCCGTTTCTCGGCGCGCACCAGCGGCTCGACGCGCTGGCCGAACGGCATAATGAAGCGCTGGACGATCTCGAACAGGGCCTGCGCGAAAGCCCCAAGCGCGTGGTCGACAGCTTCCCCTATCTGTTCCGCCGCCCGATCACCCCGGACGTCATCGGCATGGCCAGCGGCGAGGCAATGGCGACGCTCCGGCACCTCGAATATACCGGTCGCGCCCGCCTGGACATGAAGGACGGCACCGCCTGGTACAGCGCGGCCTAGCCGGTGATCGACTTGGCATCGATTGGTGGTTCGACCTCGTCGCTGGTGCAGTGCAGCGCATAGCCACGCAGGAAGACGCCCAGCGCAACGAGGGAAACAATCCCGGCCAGTCCGAAGGGCGCTCCGGGCAGATAGTAGATCGATCCGGCCACGGTGAAAGCGGCAAACACACCGGCGAACAGCGGCGGACCGATCACCGAGGCGGTGCTTTGCAGACTGGCGACCGCGCCTTGTAATTCGCCCTGCGTCTCGTCGGACACGGCGTTGCTCATCAGCCCGTTGATCGACGGCTGGAACAGCCCCTGCAGAGAGCCGACCGGTATCGCGATGAAAATCAGCCAGCCCTGGTCAGGACCGGCCACGACGTAGAATATCGAACTGGCGGCCATGGATATGGTGGCGAGAATGACCGCATTGCGTTCGCCGATCCGCGGGATCAGGACGCGGATCA
This genomic window contains:
- a CDS encoding DUF1192 domain-containing protein, which codes for MDDDDNLPRNANDPVALLIKQDLDPLSVNELEQRISLLKSEISRCEAKKKFAVSHRASAENLFKS
- a CDS encoding NAD(P)H-quinone oxidoreductase produces the protein MPVSELLQKEMTAVAISEAGGPEVLKAVTVDMPQPKPDEVLIRVAAAGVNRPDVVQRMGLYPAPPGASPLPGLEVSGTVVGLGENVEPEWIGRKICALTNGGGYAEYCVAPVGQCLDVPDSLTMEEAAALPETLFTVWGNLFNRGFAREDETVLVHGGTSGIGTMAIKLGKLFGLKVIVTCGSDQKCTAAKQIGADHAINYKSQDFVEEIKKITDGQGVEIVLDMVAGDYVARNLKCLKQDGRHVTIAVQGGVQATINMAQVMMNRLTLTGSTLRPQSAERKALMADEIYRYVWPDVAAGKLKPVMDECFPLAEAARAHAHMEAGDHIGKIVLKVE
- a CDS encoding UDP-2,3-diacylglucosamine diphosphatase: MAKYFPPFSKTDVPLLDADRYEARLKRKPRVSPSDRTRYRTIWISDIHLGTRGCNADLLIDFLDHVDSDTLYLVGDIIDGWRLKKKFFWPDGHNDIIWRILKRARRGTRIVYIPGNHDEMFRQFTGLNFGGVEIRRSAIHETADGRRLLVLHGDEFDTVMLAHRWLAVIGDAAYVSLMRVNWLVNKVRNWLDLPYWSLSKMAKHRVKNAVEFIGRYEETVAKAAESRGVDGVVCGHIHTAEHRVIKGVEYYNDGDWVEGCTALVECDDGTMQILHWAEEMKARKARGEKPARLVSVDGMDQAA
- a CDS encoding MBL fold metallo-hydrolase: MDAPRKPPAYDAMLADHGFDPIESDGLTYPLGDFEPKYGEYFELMPGIGWTRTPVPGPLGHINNWVLADRHEDGSAGFAIADTGLFMPQVIDAWKHLFEEGALHGQSATKIIVTHYHPDHVGCAGWLANRFKAPLHMNRTEWLLTRMLLADKRDGVPQEALEEWRFCGWEQHLIDDFAKKGWGRFARAVSDLPIGHIRMEEGTRLKTGDHEWRVMIGNGHTPEHACLIDDTAKVMISGDQILPRITSNISTMLSEPTSDPLGEWLASIDRFRAELDNELLILPAHGRPFLGAHQRLDALAERHNEALDDLEQGLRESPKRVVDSFPYLFRRPITPDVIGMASGEAMATLRHLEYTGRARLDMKDGTAWYSAA
- a CDS encoding DUF1013 domain-containing protein — its product is MPHATASWLVDNTALSFDQIAEFCGIHILEVNAMADDLASSKYTGRDPVQAHELTHEEIEKAEKDPDYRMVIQKGPEQVRRTKGPRYTPVSKRQDKPDGIAWLLRNHPEISDAQVGKLIGTTRTTISAIRDREHWNIANISPKDPVTLGLCSQRELDAVVAKAAKKAGIEPDVADDTKLGGDKEALIAELREERAQAARDAEAALAGEGEEEAAPVEHTAETLFKDR
- a CDS encoding glycosyltransferase family 4 protein, encoding MRIALVTDAWHPQVNGVVRTLDTVIALLRERGHEILVISPDQYRSVAAPSYPEIRLAFARAGTIGKRIEAFGADAVHLATEGPLCIQARRWCKRKNQPFTTAYHTQFPEYLARRTQLSPRFFWPYIRWFHRGAEAIMVSTQSVRDQLKREKLPHSHHWSRGVDLDNFHPAAPHPAEYEQLPRPIQLYVGRVAIEKNIEAFLDSSQPGTKVVVGDGPALEGLRARYPAVHFAGRKTGQELAGYYAGADVFVFPSKTDTFGLVIIEALACGTPVAAFPVTGPVDILTAESGVMNDDLDVAIARALALDPADCIALGAQFSWEASASQFVSGLVIQDPRLDCHMSRRMLAKAIFARV